A portion of the Gadus macrocephalus chromosome 10, ASM3116895v1 genome contains these proteins:
- the LOC132466492 gene encoding beta-1,3-galactosyltransferase 2-like translates to MPDPNLYSVSSPQQHCFILDEPEYCLQKKPFLVIMITVAPHNRVARNAIRDTWAGETTVLGKRVSHFFLLGQSEDQDNYLQDQLLRESVEHRDLLQGDFVDTYHNLTIKTMLMLQWLDSRCPGASYAMKTDSDTFINVRSLMKELHRTPRHGYMTGNVVRKAHVHRDPNSKWFMPDNEYFESTYPPYALGLCYVFSMDLPGKLVVASWQVKAVWLEDVYLGMCMRYLGVDLTDPPAHSLFLTSKMFLLLEAPWNRIIAAELESPQQLLDAWRNYKMGN, encoded by the exons TCTACAGAAAAAGCCCTTCCTGGTGATCATGATCACAGTGGCTCCGCACAACCGGGTCGCACGCAATGCAATCCGTGACACCTGGGCTGGAGAAACAACAGTACTGGGCAAAAGAGTGAGCCACTTCTTTCTGCTGGGTCAATCTGAAGACCAGGACAATTACCTCCAGGATCAG CTGCTGCGTGAGAGCGTGGAACACCGGGATCTGCTCCAGGGGGACTTCGTGGACACCTACCACAACCTCACCATTAAAACCATGCTCATGCTGCAGTGGCTTGACTCGCGGTGCCCCGGCGCGTCCTACGCCATGAAGACTGACTCAGACACCTTCATCAATGTTCGCAGCCTCATGAAGGAGCTCCACAGGACTCCCAGACACGGGTACATGACGGGAAACGTGGTGAGGAAGGCTCACGTTCATCGAGACCCAAACTCCAAGTGGTTTATGCCAGACAATGAGTACTTCGAGTCCACGTACCCACCGTATGCGCTGGGACTCTGCTACGTGTTCTCCATGGATCTCCCTGGGAAGCTGGTTGTGGCCTCCTGGCAGGTGAAAGCCGTTTGGCTGGAAGATGTTTATCTCGGCATGTGTATGAGATATCTTGGAGTTGATCTCACAGATCCACCTGCACACTCTTTATTTTTGACTTCAAAGATGTTTCTATTGCTAGAAGCTCCCTGGAATCGTATCATTGCTGCAGAACTGGAAAGTCCTCAACAGCTTTTGGATGCATGGAGAAACTATAAAATGGGTAATTAA